One Luteolibacter rhizosphaerae DNA segment encodes these proteins:
- a CDS encoding glutaminase family protein, translating to MKLHPASALLALGTLGTSLVTGQVRQSPPGDGLIPPSTPLVACDPYFSIWSPGDTLNGVETTHWTGRQQPLTSLVKVDGKAFRVMGATPAATPVLEQKSLTVLPTRTIYTFEGAGVALDLTFTTPALPDDIDLLSRPVTYLTYSFRATDGKEHEVSAFLGASGELTVNTPDQDVTWNDASAGGLSVVRMGSKDQPVLQKKGDDQRIDWGYLYIAAPAEDTASYGFAKPSELGVAFSMNGISGGKGAEGAADRADIAGAGLELKSFKVGAQPVSKWAMIAYDDIYAIQFNRKNLRPFWRRNGWEAKDLLEASAKEYASLQERCAKFDKELMADLTNIGGEKYAKISALAYRQCFAAGKFAADDNGQPLQFSKENHSNGCIATSDVFYPMAPQFLLFGPSLAKSFLAPFMEYAKSDRWKFPFAPHDLGTYPHANGQVYGGGEKTEKDQMPVEESGNLLLLMAAVAQMEGNADYAGLYWDRLVQWAEYLKKEGYDPANQLCTDDFAGHMAHNVNLSVKAICALGAFGKLAELRGEKAMAEEYTKLAKEFAQRWVKEAKDGDHYRLAFDKPGTWSQKYNLVWDKILGLGLFPDEVLRTEMDFYKKMQKPYGLPLDNRREYTKLDWIVWTASLTQDRSDFEALIAPVFKFVNEGRVRLPMGDWYDTVTAVKEGFTARPVVGGVYLPALYKKDLWVKYASRDVTKAKGWAPMPEYIEPVLVTLVPHAGQKSDISWQYTTDRPSGDWFAANFDASSWKKGNSGFGGGGAPNTEVRTRWTNSDIWLRREIEMPANIPASIALHAYFDEDMDVYINGVQAASAGGFVTDYSIVPLSEQGKAALKSGKNIIAVHCHQTSGGQYIDLGIVEVRPGEKKK from the coding sequence ATGAAACTCCATCCTGCATCCGCTCTGCTTGCCCTCGGCACGCTGGGCACGAGCTTGGTCACCGGCCAAGTCCGCCAGTCCCCTCCCGGAGACGGCCTCATCCCGCCCTCCACCCCCCTCGTCGCTTGCGATCCCTACTTCAGCATCTGGTCGCCCGGCGACACGCTGAACGGCGTGGAGACCACTCACTGGACCGGTCGCCAACAGCCGCTCACCAGCCTGGTGAAGGTGGATGGCAAGGCCTTCCGCGTCATGGGAGCCACCCCGGCCGCGACTCCCGTGCTGGAGCAGAAGAGCCTGACCGTCCTGCCCACCCGCACCATCTACACCTTCGAAGGTGCCGGCGTCGCGCTCGACCTCACCTTCACCACCCCGGCCCTGCCGGATGACATCGACCTGCTCTCTCGCCCGGTCACCTATCTCACCTACAGCTTCCGCGCCACGGACGGTAAGGAGCACGAGGTTTCCGCCTTCCTCGGTGCTTCCGGCGAACTCACCGTGAACACTCCGGATCAGGATGTGACGTGGAACGATGCGAGCGCCGGCGGCCTCTCCGTGGTCCGCATGGGCTCGAAGGACCAGCCGGTCCTCCAGAAGAAGGGTGACGACCAGCGCATCGACTGGGGCTACCTTTACATCGCCGCTCCGGCGGAAGACACCGCCAGCTATGGCTTCGCGAAGCCGAGCGAACTGGGTGTTGCCTTCTCGATGAACGGCATCTCCGGCGGCAAGGGCGCGGAAGGTGCCGCCGATCGGGCGGACATCGCCGGGGCCGGACTTGAGCTCAAGTCCTTCAAGGTCGGCGCACAGCCGGTTTCGAAGTGGGCCATGATCGCCTACGACGACATCTACGCCATCCAGTTCAACCGCAAGAATCTCCGCCCCTTCTGGCGTCGCAACGGCTGGGAAGCCAAGGATCTGCTCGAAGCTTCCGCCAAGGAGTATGCCTCGCTGCAAGAGCGTTGCGCCAAGTTCGACAAAGAGCTGATGGCCGACCTCACGAATATCGGCGGCGAGAAATACGCCAAGATCTCCGCCCTCGCCTACCGCCAGTGCTTCGCTGCCGGCAAGTTCGCGGCGGATGACAATGGCCAGCCGCTCCAGTTCTCGAAGGAGAACCACTCGAACGGCTGCATCGCCACCTCGGACGTGTTCTACCCGATGGCACCGCAGTTCCTGCTCTTCGGCCCCTCACTGGCCAAGTCCTTCCTCGCGCCCTTCATGGAATACGCGAAGAGCGACCGCTGGAAGTTCCCCTTCGCCCCGCACGACCTCGGCACCTACCCGCACGCGAATGGTCAGGTCTACGGCGGCGGTGAGAAGACCGAGAAGGATCAGATGCCGGTCGAGGAAAGCGGTAACCTGCTGCTCCTGATGGCCGCCGTGGCCCAGATGGAGGGCAATGCCGACTACGCCGGTCTCTACTGGGATCGCCTCGTCCAGTGGGCGGAGTACCTCAAGAAGGAAGGCTACGACCCCGCCAACCAGCTCTGCACCGACGACTTTGCCGGTCACATGGCGCATAACGTGAATCTCAGCGTGAAGGCCATCTGCGCCCTCGGTGCCTTCGGCAAGCTCGCCGAACTCCGCGGTGAGAAGGCCATGGCCGAGGAATACACCAAGCTCGCCAAGGAATTCGCCCAGCGCTGGGTGAAGGAAGCGAAGGATGGCGATCACTATCGCCTCGCCTTCGACAAGCCCGGCACCTGGAGCCAGAAGTACAACCTTGTCTGGGATAAGATCCTGGGCCTCGGCCTCTTCCCGGATGAAGTGCTCCGGACCGAGATGGACTTCTACAAGAAGATGCAGAAGCCCTACGGCCTGCCGCTCGATAACCGCCGCGAATACACCAAGCTCGACTGGATCGTTTGGACCGCCTCGCTCACGCAGGACCGCTCCGACTTCGAGGCCCTCATCGCTCCCGTCTTCAAGTTCGTCAATGAAGGCCGGGTCCGCCTGCCGATGGGTGACTGGTACGACACGGTGACTGCCGTGAAGGAAGGCTTCACCGCCCGCCCCGTCGTCGGCGGCGTTTACCTGCCTGCCCTCTATAAGAAGGATCTGTGGGTCAAATATGCTTCCCGCGATGTGACCAAGGCCAAGGGGTGGGCTCCGATGCCGGAATACATCGAGCCCGTGCTCGTCACTCTTGTCCCGCACGCCGGCCAGAAGAGCGATATTTCCTGGCAGTACACCACGGATCGTCCTTCGGGCGACTGGTTCGCGGCCAACTTCGATGCCTCGTCTTGGAAGAAGGGTAACTCCGGCTTCGGAGGCGGTGGCGCCCCGAACACGGAAGTCCGCACCCGCTGGACCAACTCGGACATCTGGCTGCGTCGCGAGATCGAGATGCCGGCCAATATCCCCGCCAGCATTGCCCTCCACGCCTACTTCGACGAGGACATGGACGTTTACATCAATGGCGTCCAAGCGGCTTCCGCCGGTGGCTTCGTCACCGACTACAGCATCGTCCCGCTCAGCGAGCAGGGTAAGGCCGCGCTCAAGTCGGGTAAGAACATCATCGCCGTGCACTGTCACCAGACCAGCGGCGGCCAGTACATCGACCTCGGCATCGTCGAGGTCCGCCCCGGCGAGAAGAAGAAGTAA
- a CDS encoding ThuA domain-containing protein: MKPAVLALALCGLVSSTGISAAQEVKPLKVMLITGGCCHDYKKQTEILKKGLEERINVTVDQIHVDDGSTKPALPIYGNPDYGAGYDLIIHDECAADVKDEATVKGVLKPHVEDGIPAVALHCAMHSYRVGDINKPAKEGSADALWFEFIGIQSSRHGAQKPIEISFKNHVVTKGMKDWTTINEELYNNVKVFKTADELAKGKQEGEKDAVVVWTNTFGKNKVKVFGTTLGHNNATVEDPRYLDLVAKGALWATDKLDTAGKPKPGYGRVKK; the protein is encoded by the coding sequence ATGAAACCTGCCGTCCTCGCCCTCGCACTCTGCGGACTCGTCTCTTCCACCGGTATCTCCGCCGCCCAGGAGGTGAAGCCGCTCAAGGTCATGCTCATCACCGGCGGCTGCTGCCACGATTACAAGAAGCAGACCGAGATCCTGAAGAAGGGGCTGGAGGAGCGGATCAACGTGACGGTGGACCAGATCCACGTGGATGACGGCAGCACCAAGCCGGCCCTGCCGATCTACGGCAACCCGGACTACGGTGCGGGTTACGACCTGATCATCCACGACGAATGCGCGGCGGATGTGAAGGACGAGGCAACCGTGAAGGGCGTGCTGAAGCCCCACGTGGAAGACGGGATCCCGGCCGTGGCCCTCCACTGCGCGATGCACAGCTACCGCGTGGGAGACATCAACAAGCCGGCGAAGGAAGGCTCGGCGGATGCGCTGTGGTTTGAATTCATCGGGATCCAGTCCAGCCGCCACGGCGCGCAGAAGCCGATCGAGATCTCCTTCAAGAACCACGTGGTCACCAAGGGAATGAAGGATTGGACCACGATCAACGAGGAGCTCTACAACAACGTGAAGGTCTTCAAGACCGCGGACGAACTGGCCAAGGGCAAGCAAGAGGGAGAGAAGGACGCGGTGGTGGTGTGGACGAACACCTTCGGGAAGAACAAGGTGAAGGTCTTCGGCACGACGCTGGGTCACAACAACGCGACGGTCGAAGATCCGCGCTATCTGGATCTGGTGGCGAAAGGCGCGCTCTGGGCCACCGACAAGCTGGACACCGCCGGCAAGCCGAAGCCGGGATACGGTCGGGTGAAGAAGTAA
- a CDS encoding GNAT family N-acetyltransferase, translated as MALELVPATAEEIPTLSRICHEAFSALHDRCGVERDIPDIAVGEMIITPVVKRPDYAGVMAVLDGKIVGSNFLLHADEVAGVGPITVDPGVQSKGIGRALMQWAVDEVRRRGIRQTRLFQEAINTTSLSLYTSLGFDWRDSAALMQAVPAESDDPTIRPITADDLPAIAQLSRETFGFSRENDAAQWIALELPGFIRILDERPVGYLFATLFGHAGAINEVNLFALASHAARHLPPPLARFICPMAIPGLYRFALAAGHRTLKVLSYMSLGDYVAPRGAHFPSIQG; from the coding sequence ATGGCACTCGAACTCGTTCCCGCGACTGCGGAGGAGATCCCCACGCTGTCCCGCATTTGCCACGAAGCATTCTCCGCGCTCCATGACCGCTGCGGTGTCGAGCGGGATATCCCGGACATCGCCGTCGGCGAGATGATCATCACGCCGGTGGTGAAGCGTCCGGACTACGCCGGCGTCATGGCCGTCCTCGATGGCAAGATCGTCGGCTCGAATTTCCTTCTCCATGCGGATGAGGTCGCGGGGGTCGGCCCCATCACCGTGGATCCCGGCGTTCAATCGAAAGGGATCGGACGCGCCCTCATGCAGTGGGCGGTGGATGAAGTGCGCCGTCGCGGCATCCGTCAGACCCGCTTGTTCCAAGAGGCGATCAACACCACCTCGCTCTCGCTTTACACCTCGCTCGGCTTCGATTGGCGGGACTCCGCTGCCCTCATGCAGGCCGTACCCGCAGAGTCGGATGACCCGACCATCCGGCCCATCACCGCGGATGACCTACCCGCCATCGCGCAGCTTTCCCGCGAGACCTTCGGCTTCTCCCGCGAGAACGATGCCGCGCAATGGATCGCTTTGGAGCTCCCGGGTTTCATCCGCATCCTCGATGAGCGACCGGTCGGCTATCTCTTCGCCACGCTTTTCGGCCATGCCGGGGCGATCAACGAGGTGAACCTTTTCGCCCTCGCCTCGCACGCCGCGCGCCACCTGCCTCCTCCCCTCGCCCGCTTCATTTGTCCCATGGCCATCCCCGGGCTCTATCGCTTCGCCCTCGCCGCAGGCCACCGCACCCTCAAGGTGCTCTCCTACATGTCGCTCGGCGACTACGTCGCCCCTCGCGGGGCGCATTTCCCTTCCATCCAAGGCTGA
- a CDS encoding LamG-like jellyroll fold domain-containing protein, with the protein MSYILSRRGELCPRRAFVWCSLLAASTQPLRGDITYNLNFDPASSPEAQQVANSVAVAAAFYNKHGSFNKHWSVYHNPGIPTAEGNYDGYMGYGGTRNERVVFHEAAHTFGMGNGPNYRDLIAGGVWKGRYGNQAQADTYNDFGDGLHGDNHAVWPSGFNYDNEDGFIERHWHARIMAGIRADMGILSYTREARHEAVVTGETAEFRVESPMAVGWQWHRNGVALANGGDISGANSATLRITNAEAADAGSYHCAVNGANETLNSRPRQLWVHAAQQLGQWNFNGNAGDGVGGNHGNALGAPAYVTGKIGPAVDLDGTDDYIDLPDAVGRLGDLTIASWVNWDGGGDWQRVFDFGTGTWQYLCLTPKAGGGNLRLVLKDSINAKDQEYQVNAPTLATGQWVHLAAVIRGNYMSLYVNGKPVGSTFGIDSSPAHFPATNNFIGKSQYNDPFFNGRIDDFRVYGKALDGPQIWTLWGQSANAAPAFSQALITLSGASSLEPYTGQSLAFYASDANSDTLTFTKLNGPGWLTVGADGTLSGQPGAGDGGENTFVVRVTDPSGATSDATLKIAVSAFPAAPVTSNTSAPAIDADDAYFIASNIGEPDTINGTTNAGDNDEFTFVAENRSSKGQTFTTGPNAQGYFLQSFSFQHINWPSLTPNGAFYDVQPGDQWEFQVGSISGTTKTQILKYSAIYDGAAITGSGTTGTGRFLTFNVSGLGLQLAPNTTYYFEVAPLAGEPFFELNSSRTSTYTGGTAFRGNLTGAIGTAVTTLPGDYIFHANLKARTTVPAGTVAYWNFEEGSANSHVPYARTAANLYEGSLFDLSGNANHLSVWTSGWHWYRPLVPAAVTPQNGAANTRSIQNVHGFPAISALSTSLTSWSPETWTIEAVVRPDDATNGYQTFIGRDSYGAFPGEPGLAALYFTVMPNGGLRILFADAARNRWNVDAPANTMQDGKWHAVAATSDGDTLSLYVKNLSNGDTSYTLMGTANISASTNPALSTGMGDGGDWDAGVFTFARGLYNGGHTDRFFGHLDDIRFSNGRLVPDSFLYSEPQDTFANWIATYPAVGGQAGFDEDPDRDGLANGIENFLGTHPDQPSQGLGAIVRSGNTLSFQHPQNADPAADLVANYRWSSDLATWNNSGQTGNGTTVVFSASPNTPLPGITTVTATITGTNPSSLFVDLQVTTD; encoded by the coding sequence ATGTCATACATATTATCTCGCCGCGGCGAGCTGTGCCCTCGTCGTGCCTTCGTTTGGTGCTCGCTGCTTGCCGCATCCACCCAGCCCCTGCGCGGTGACATCACCTACAATTTGAACTTCGATCCGGCTTCCTCGCCGGAAGCGCAGCAAGTGGCGAATTCGGTGGCTGTGGCTGCCGCGTTCTACAACAAGCACGGATCCTTCAATAAGCACTGGAGTGTTTATCATAACCCGGGCATCCCCACGGCGGAGGGAAACTACGATGGTTACATGGGCTATGGAGGCACCCGAAATGAGCGGGTCGTCTTCCATGAGGCCGCCCACACCTTCGGCATGGGCAACGGCCCGAATTACCGCGATCTCATCGCCGGTGGAGTGTGGAAGGGGCGGTACGGAAATCAGGCACAGGCCGATACCTACAACGATTTCGGCGATGGCCTGCATGGTGACAATCACGCCGTCTGGCCCAGTGGCTTCAACTACGACAACGAGGACGGCTTCATTGAGCGCCATTGGCATGCCCGGATCATGGCGGGCATCCGTGCCGACATGGGCATCCTCTCCTACACGCGCGAGGCACGGCATGAGGCCGTGGTGACGGGGGAAACCGCCGAGTTCCGCGTGGAGTCTCCGATGGCGGTGGGATGGCAGTGGCATCGGAACGGAGTCGCGCTGGCCAATGGCGGCGACATCTCGGGTGCGAACAGCGCGACCTTGCGGATCACCAATGCGGAAGCGGCGGACGCGGGCAGCTATCATTGCGCGGTGAACGGTGCGAACGAGACCTTGAACAGCCGGCCGCGCCAATTGTGGGTGCATGCCGCCCAGCAACTGGGGCAGTGGAACTTCAACGGCAATGCCGGTGATGGCGTCGGCGGGAATCACGGCAACGCCCTCGGCGCTCCCGCCTATGTCACGGGCAAGATCGGACCCGCGGTGGATCTGGATGGAACCGACGACTACATCGATCTGCCGGATGCGGTCGGCCGCCTCGGTGACCTCACCATCGCGAGCTGGGTGAACTGGGACGGGGGAGGGGATTGGCAGCGCGTCTTCGACTTCGGCACCGGCACTTGGCAATACCTGTGCCTCACGCCGAAGGCGGGTGGCGGCAACCTGCGCCTCGTCCTGAAGGACTCCATCAACGCGAAGGATCAGGAGTATCAAGTGAATGCTCCCACCCTGGCCACCGGTCAGTGGGTCCACCTCGCGGCAGTGATCCGGGGGAATTACATGAGCCTCTACGTGAACGGCAAGCCGGTGGGATCGACCTTCGGCATCGACAGCAGCCCCGCGCATTTCCCCGCGACGAACAACTTCATCGGCAAGAGCCAGTACAACGATCCGTTCTTCAATGGCCGGATCGACGATTTCCGCGTCTATGGCAAGGCCTTGGACGGCCCGCAGATCTGGACGCTGTGGGGCCAGAGCGCGAATGCCGCACCCGCTTTCTCGCAAGCTCTCATCACCTTGTCCGGTGCCAGCTCGCTGGAGCCTTACACCGGTCAGTCGCTCGCGTTCTATGCCAGTGATGCGAACTCGGACACCTTGACCTTCACCAAGCTGAACGGCCCCGGTTGGTTGACGGTCGGAGCGGATGGAACTTTGTCCGGACAGCCGGGTGCGGGGGATGGCGGCGAGAATACCTTCGTGGTGCGCGTGACGGATCCCTCGGGAGCCACTTCGGATGCCACGCTGAAGATCGCGGTTTCCGCTTTCCCGGCGGCACCTGTCACCTCCAATACCAGCGCGCCAGCCATTGATGCGGATGACGCCTACTTCATCGCCAGCAACATCGGCGAGCCGGACACGATCAACGGCACCACCAATGCGGGCGATAATGATGAGTTCACCTTCGTCGCGGAGAACCGTAGCAGCAAAGGCCAGACCTTCACCACGGGGCCGAACGCTCAGGGCTATTTCCTCCAGTCCTTCAGCTTCCAGCACATCAATTGGCCGAGTCTCACTCCGAACGGGGCCTTCTATGACGTGCAACCGGGCGACCAGTGGGAGTTCCAGGTGGGTAGCATCAGCGGCACGACCAAGACCCAGATTCTGAAATACAGTGCCATCTATGATGGCGCGGCTATCACCGGTAGCGGCACCACCGGTACCGGCAGATTCCTGACCTTCAACGTCTCCGGTCTGGGTCTTCAGCTTGCCCCGAACACGACCTACTATTTCGAGGTCGCGCCGCTCGCGGGTGAGCCTTTCTTCGAGCTGAACAGCTCCCGCACTTCGACCTACACCGGCGGCACGGCCTTCCGCGGCAATCTTACCGGAGCGATCGGCACCGCCGTGACCACACTGCCGGGCGATTATATCTTCCATGCGAATCTGAAAGCGCGGACCACGGTGCCGGCCGGCACCGTGGCCTACTGGAACTTCGAGGAAGGCAGCGCCAATAGCCATGTCCCGTATGCGCGAACCGCTGCCAATCTCTATGAGGGCAGTCTCTTCGACCTCTCCGGCAATGCCAACCATCTCTCGGTATGGACTTCCGGCTGGCATTGGTACCGCCCGCTGGTTCCCGCAGCGGTCACGCCGCAAAACGGCGCGGCGAATACCCGCAGCATCCAGAATGTCCACGGCTTCCCGGCGATCTCCGCTCTCAGCACTTCTCTAACAAGTTGGAGCCCGGAGACCTGGACCATCGAGGCCGTCGTCCGTCCGGACGATGCCACCAACGGCTACCAAACCTTCATCGGGCGCGATAGCTACGGCGCTTTCCCGGGCGAGCCCGGACTGGCGGCGCTCTACTTCACCGTCATGCCGAATGGCGGTCTGCGGATCTTGTTCGCGGATGCCGCGCGCAACCGCTGGAACGTGGATGCCCCGGCCAACACGATGCAGGATGGCAAGTGGCATGCCGTCGCCGCGACCTCGGATGGCGATACCCTCTCGCTCTACGTGAAGAACCTCAGCAACGGTGATACCTCATACACCTTGATGGGCACGGCGAACATCTCCGCCAGCACGAATCCGGCCCTCTCCACCGGCATGGGCGATGGCGGCGATTGGGATGCCGGGGTCTTCACCTTCGCCCGCGGCCTCTACAATGGCGGCCACACCGACCGTTTCTTCGGACACCTCGACGACATCCGCTTCAGCAACGGCAGGCTAGTGCCGGACTCCTTCCTCTACAGCGAGCCGCAGGATACCTTCGCGAATTGGATTGCTACCTATCCCGCCGTGGGCGGGCAGGCCGGCTTCGATGAGGATCCCGACCGCGATGGCTTGGCCAATGGCATCGAGAACTTCCTCGGAACCCATCCGGACCAGCCGAGCCAAGGATTGGGAGCGATTGTTCGCAGCGGCAATACGCTCAGCTTCCAGCATCCGCAGAATGCGGACCCTGCCGCGGACCTTGTCGCCAACTATCGCTGGTCGTCCGATCTGGCGACTTGGAACAACTCGGGACAAACCGGCAATGGAACAACCGTGGTGTTCTCCGCTTCGCCGAACACCCCGCTGCCGGGAATCACGACCGTGACCGCTACCATCACCGGCACGAATCCCTCCAGCCTGTTCGTGGATCTTCAGGTGACCACGGATTGA
- a CDS encoding PIG-L deacetylase family protein, with amino-acid sequence MWSKLTQRLTDPLFYRKRLLQLVRPLRRPRATRQTRLEHLLEKEGPVLALIAHPDDELFASGLLCELAARGHEVHIVCLTRGEGGDTGGGTREELGRIREAELRASAAVLGASRVDFLNHVDPLGKAHRTYAPAVSANDLARQIGTLLAERSPSLLITHGSGGEYWHPAHILIHRAVFRAAGGKIPVLTIHAWQDGHALPGLLNRDDPPDLKIDGSGYREQRLGAFRAHRSQQAYFATHGGGSLEGYIDLTNLEAYRYYPARGHQSVVT; translated from the coding sequence ATGTGGAGCAAACTGACGCAGCGGCTGACGGACCCGCTCTTCTACCGGAAGAGGCTCCTACAATTGGTCCGCCCGCTGAGGCGACCGCGGGCGACTCGCCAAACGAGGCTGGAGCATCTGTTAGAGAAAGAGGGGCCGGTGCTAGCCCTGATCGCGCATCCGGATGACGAGTTGTTCGCTTCCGGGCTTCTGTGCGAATTGGCGGCCAGGGGGCACGAGGTCCACATCGTGTGCCTGACCCGGGGTGAGGGTGGTGACACGGGAGGAGGGACGCGGGAGGAGCTGGGGAGAATCCGCGAGGCAGAATTGAGGGCCTCGGCGGCGGTGCTGGGAGCTTCGCGCGTCGACTTCCTCAATCATGTGGACCCGCTGGGTAAGGCTCACCGGACTTATGCGCCCGCGGTTTCCGCGAATGATCTCGCCCGGCAGATCGGCACGCTACTGGCGGAGCGCTCCCCTTCCCTGCTGATCACGCACGGCAGCGGCGGCGAGTACTGGCACCCGGCACACATCCTGATCCACCGGGCTGTCTTCCGGGCAGCGGGCGGGAAGATCCCGGTGCTGACGATCCATGCCTGGCAGGACGGGCACGCGCTGCCTGGCCTGCTCAACCGCGACGATCCGCCGGATCTGAAGATCGACGGCTCCGGGTACCGCGAGCAGCGCCTTGGCGCGTTCCGGGCACATCGCTCGCAGCAAGCTTACTTCGCCACTCATGGCGGCGGTAGTCTCGAGGGCTATATCGACCTGACAAACTTAGAGGCCTACCGCTACTACCCCGCGCGGGGCCATCAATCCGTGGTCACCTGA
- a CDS encoding glycosyltransferase family 4 protein, which produces MAIPLQPQILVAHPWMGRGGSEATAMWSLHALQHVAKITFTTASPVDWDKLNSTYGTQVSPERIELLPAPRLPGVTTGTSFAYWQRAWFERFCSSVSGRFDTCISAYNPIRFSRPAIQLIGDFSFNEEARLDLYPNASEQAHHRPSLLRRLYVSVGEQLAGRTDAEIAGSGDWVVANSRWTAAVLSQRFHLPDSPILYPPSSLQSQDADDRRDPLGFVCMGRITPEKEVETIIGILDRVRSAGHAVTLDLVGHFGGDEYSAKIRSMAEERNKWIRLTGFLDPQKKEELFSTRNFGIHACRVEAFGIAVAEMAAAGLIPFVPADGGVGEIVGRDQLIFRHAEDAAEKICRMIESSAAQAELRRSLRTEVTRFRPERFAENLVEIVQDFMGRDLAKA; this is translated from the coding sequence ATGGCCATCCCCCTCCAGCCACAGATTCTGGTAGCACACCCATGGATGGGTCGTGGCGGGTCCGAGGCGACCGCGATGTGGTCTCTGCATGCGCTGCAGCATGTGGCCAAGATCACCTTCACCACCGCCTCCCCGGTGGATTGGGACAAGCTGAATTCCACCTACGGCACGCAGGTTTCCCCGGAACGGATCGAATTGCTGCCAGCACCTCGACTCCCGGGCGTCACGACGGGCACGTCTTTCGCCTACTGGCAGCGGGCTTGGTTCGAGCGCTTTTGTTCCTCGGTGAGCGGACGCTTCGACACCTGCATCAGTGCCTACAATCCGATCCGCTTCAGCCGCCCCGCCATCCAATTGATCGGCGACTTCAGCTTCAACGAAGAGGCCCGGCTGGACCTCTACCCGAATGCCTCCGAGCAAGCCCACCACCGGCCCTCGCTCCTGCGGCGCCTCTATGTCTCCGTGGGCGAACAATTGGCCGGCCGCACGGATGCGGAGATCGCAGGCTCGGGCGATTGGGTGGTGGCAAACTCACGCTGGACCGCCGCGGTCCTCAGCCAGCGCTTTCACCTGCCGGACAGCCCGATCCTCTACCCTCCCTCCAGCCTCCAAAGCCAAGATGCGGACGATCGCCGCGACCCGCTCGGCTTCGTTTGCATGGGCCGGATTACTCCGGAGAAGGAGGTGGAGACGATCATCGGCATTCTCGACCGGGTGCGGAGTGCAGGTCATGCCGTGACCCTCGATCTGGTCGGGCACTTCGGTGGTGACGAATATTCGGCCAAGATCCGGTCCATGGCGGAGGAGCGGAACAAATGGATCCGCCTGACCGGTTTCTTGGACCCGCAAAAGAAGGAAGAGCTCTTCTCGACGCGGAACTTCGGCATCCACGCCTGCCGGGTGGAGGCCTTCGGCATCGCCGTGGCGGAGATGGCTGCTGCCGGATTGATCCCCTTCGTGCCGGCGGATGGCGGCGTGGGCGAGATCGTCGGGCGGGACCAACTGATCTTCCGGCACGCCGAGGATGCGGCGGAGAAAATCTGCCGGATGATCGAATCATCCGCCGCCCAGGCGGAGTTGCGGAGGTCGCTGCGCACGGAGGTCACTCGCTTCCGGCCGGAGAGATTCGCGGAGAATCTGGTCGAGATCGTGCAGGATTTCATGGGCCGCGACTTGGCCAAAGCCTGA